The genomic stretch ACTCGTGGCAGGTCTCAAGATGAATCACCATTGGGCTTTTCAAGTCGTTGTGGGTCGCCATGATCACGACATGTAGATTCTTGCCGGTGTCGACGCCCATGAAGCGATATGCCCGGTCGCAATCCCGTCCCATGACATAATCGGTGCAGAGCGACAGCACAGCCGACTCATCCAGCCGCCGTTCCAAGTCCGCCCATGGGATACCGATCTTGAGATTGTAGAAGCGGTCCGGGAACCGTGTCGTGCGATACTCCTGAAGGATCTCACCGGGATCGATCTTGGACGAGAACAGCTGTGAAATACGATAGCCGTGAATGTCGCGGTTCGGGAAATCAGCGACCCACTCGCCCCGGCCCAGATCCAGTTCAGCGCCGCATTTGACGCAGGCGAGATAGTGCGACTCATCTGGGCGGAACTTTATAAATGGCACCTCCTCTCCCAGCTTGGTCGGGAACTCCTTGGCCGGGGCCAGCCAGTTATTACAGGCGGGGCAGCGCAGTGTCCAATGTGGTGTTTCATCCAACTCATCAAAGACAATCATATCCGCCGGCACTGATTTCATTCCGACCGTCGATTGCATGCCCTTCGAACCGGATTGGGCGGGATTGTACTGAAGGGGAGGCGACCTCACCGCCTCCCCTTCTTCACACCATCTTCATTTGTACTACTCCAAACTAGGAGCGGAACCTATCCACCTTGCCGGCTGTCGGCAAACAATCCCAGACGTTTCATCTTGCCGATGAGGGTCGTCCGGCTGATGTTGCCCAACGCCACAGCCGTTCGCGTGCGATTCCATCCATTCTCTTCGAGTGCATGAAGAATGAGCTCCCGCTCCGCTTCCTCCAGATATCGATCGAGCGGCACCTCAAGTGGAAACTCGACCTCATCCGTCGTGGGCGGAGGCACGAACTCTGCATCCTCACTTACACTGAGACCCAGCATCTGCGGCGTCACTTCCGGCATCCCGCTCATCTTCCAATGAACCAGCCCGCGCTCCAGAACGTACAACAACTCCCGGACATTCCCGGGCCATGGATGTTCCAGTAGCGCCTGGCGGGACCGCTGTGAAAGCCGGGGCGGGAACATACGGTCCTCTGTATGCGACGTCAGGTAATGTTCGGCCAGCAGCAGGATATCGCCCGGCCGTTCCCGAAGCGGAGGCAATTCCAGATGATATCCCCTGATGCGGAAATAGAGATCGTGGCGGAAGCGGCCCTTCTCCAGTTGTTCCTCGAGATTGGAATTGGTCGCCGCGACAATCCGAACATTAACATAGCGCAGATGCGTCTCTCCAACCCGGCGAAGCTCACCCGATTCGAGAATACGCAGCAGCTTGACCTGGGCCTGTGGTTCCATCTCCCCGATCTCATCTAGAAAGATGGTGCCGCCATCGGCCTGCTCGAAGAGTCCGGTCTTGTCGCCCGATGCGCCGGTGAAGGAGCCGCGGATGTGGCCGAAAAATTCCGATTCGTGCGAGTCGCAGGTGGGGATTAAAAATTAGCCGCTCATATCGGGTCGTAGAAGGATCATGCTGGAAGCCCAACACCATTCGGCCAATGATTGGAGACCTGCCCATTTCAATGGCACTCGCAGAAGTCTGAAAAATAGAATATGGAATTCCACCCCCTGCGAGTCGGTGCCAGGGGTTAAGAATTTACCGGATGTATCGGATTAGGATGCGGGTGGAGGCTAGCGGCTCGCCCAGCCCAGCCCACGCTGAAACGCTTCCTGAGCATATCCGAACTTTCTGGATGAGCGCCTCGATGAGTTGAATAGCATACGCCATGACTATTTCAGGAAGACCATTTTGCCCACCTCCCGTGTCGAACCTGCCTCAAATCTCAGGGAATAGACGCCTGGCAACACCCGTCTGCCAGCGCTATTGCAGCCGTCCCAGGGTACTTTGTGCACGCCGGCGGGCAAGCTCTCTCCGTCAACGAGCCATTTCAGGAGCCGGAATGGATCGGAATACACCGCTAACGGGCCTTTGGTGGGATCCTTGCTTTCCCCGATTCGTTGGAAGAAACCTGACGATCAGGACCCGCTGTCTCTTGGCACACCCGCCAGAAACGGATTTTACCTGAACTCATACTCAAGGACATTGGGAATAATTGTGACATAATAATATGGGATCCGTGCCTCTGTCCCAGAGAGCGATCTTTCGTCTATGTTGTATTTTCGCACCGTGAAAACGAGCCAGACTCCCATGTTTCCCGCCTTTATAGCCTGACTAATTCCCTCTGCCCTGGTAGAATCCATTGGAATCTCCAACCCGGTCATCAATACTCTATTGCCCTCAGAAGGCTTCCCATAATCTCGTTCGTTGCCAATCATTATGGATTCAATACATAGCAATATAG from Candidatus Eisenbacteria bacterium encodes the following:
- a CDS encoding phage terminase large subunit family protein — encoded protein: MRSPPLQYNPAQSGSKGMQSTVGMKSVPADMIVFDELDETPHWTLRCPACNNWLAPAKEFPTKLGEEVPFIKFRPDESHYLACVKCGAELDLGRGEWVADFPNRDIHGYRISQLFSSKIDPGEILQEYRTTRFPDRFYNLKIGIPWADLERRLDESAVLSLCTDYVMGRDCDRAYRFMGVDTGKNLHVVIMATHNDLKSPMVIHLETCHE
- a CDS encoding sigma 54-interacting transcriptional regulator produces the protein MEPQAQVKLLRILESGELRRVGETHLRYVNVRIVAATNSNLEEQLEKGRFRHDLYFRIRGYHLELPPLRERPGDILLLAEHYLTSHTEDRMFPPRLSQRSRQALLEHPWPGNVRELLYVLERGLVHWKMSGMPEVTPQMLGLSVSEDAEFVPPPTTDEVEFPLEVPLDRYLEEAERELILHALEENGWNRTRTAVALGNISRTTLIGKMKRLGLFADSRQGG